One window of the Actinomyces procaprae genome contains the following:
- a CDS encoding PKD domain-containing protein codes for MITPTGRLLWLGAFLCCALSLMAGGMPVARAAAAPLGSGESCATSTTGAVIVTAECLDATYADAVIESEEDVTSPTTLHIVRGYFEGTSSRFAVYLPPAGRWQGRFFQYTYPLTDENAADETILFGVNSGGYTVQASGSSGYRHAAAAAKVSREIAASYYGDDGRHIYGYLYGPSGGSFQTVGAVENTTGVWDGFVPTVMGTPVSIPNNFFIRAMGRLVLGDVRQQISGAVLNGSDPYAGLNDAQTLMLEEMTALGVQLEGWEDPDYLLGYSFDDGLLGYVAMVKRMDPTYADDFWNESGYLGTEDSPLGEVVRAALVDTTLSVTAVERDGAGSPAALMTEGFPAGALDEGLDMQVLDNDGAPVGELVGTLDATTGRIHLDEGSDAAALAALAEGTQIAADNRWSIAARSYYRHQLPPQEEGFTVYNRFYDDAGEPLYPQRQSRIAGMMASSISGGATYSGLFQGKVILVSNLQDVDAYTWHAPWYVERVRSAQGDAGVDERLRIYVNENADHLEGSVTGEKSTRIVSYDPMVQRALRELVAWVEEDVEPASSTSYTVAGGQVVLPSTAAERAGVQPVVTLAADTTTAEVGQPVRFEVSADMPASAGEVVRIDWEFTGTGDYVEAMQTSEENVRASVEHVFSEPGAYWVTVRATSAAAENSDSFAQVQNLARVRVVVRETGSQSDPTPMSTPSATDAAPTPLATRPAVQSASTIAPSTAVTASATVPGAAVSATTTPSATSDLAKTLARTGVPAVALMAGAVSVLALGALLVARRRA; via the coding sequence ATGATTACGCCAACGGGGCGTCTGCTGTGGCTGGGGGCATTCCTGTGTTGCGCATTGTCGTTGATGGCCGGCGGTATGCCGGTCGCCCGCGCCGCCGCGGCGCCTCTGGGGAGTGGTGAGTCGTGTGCTACTTCGACTACGGGTGCGGTTATTGTCACTGCCGAGTGCCTCGACGCTACCTACGCCGATGCCGTCATCGAATCGGAGGAGGATGTTACCTCGCCGACAACGTTGCACATTGTGCGGGGCTACTTCGAGGGGACGTCATCGCGGTTCGCCGTTTACCTGCCTCCCGCTGGGCGGTGGCAGGGCCGCTTCTTCCAATACACCTACCCGCTCACCGATGAGAACGCCGCGGATGAGACGATCCTGTTCGGTGTTAACTCCGGCGGATACACCGTCCAAGCCTCCGGCTCAAGCGGCTACAGGCACGCGGCGGCGGCCGCCAAAGTGTCCCGTGAGATCGCCGCCTCCTACTACGGCGACGATGGGCGCCATATATACGGCTACTTGTATGGGCCCTCTGGTGGTTCCTTCCAGACCGTCGGTGCCGTCGAAAACACCACCGGCGTCTGGGACGGCTTTGTCCCCACGGTAATGGGCACGCCCGTGTCCATCCCCAATAACTTCTTCATCCGCGCGATGGGACGATTGGTTCTCGGTGACGTGCGCCAGCAGATTTCCGGCGCCGTACTCAACGGCTCCGATCCGTACGCCGGTCTGAACGATGCGCAGACCCTGATGCTGGAGGAGATGACTGCCCTGGGCGTCCAGCTCGAGGGCTGGGAGGACCCCGACTACCTTCTTGGCTACAGCTTCGATGACGGTCTGCTCGGTTATGTCGCAATGGTGAAGAGGATGGACCCGACCTACGCCGACGATTTCTGGAATGAGTCCGGCTACCTCGGCACCGAAGACTCCCCGTTGGGTGAAGTCGTCAGAGCGGCACTGGTGGATACGACTCTTTCCGTCACTGCTGTGGAGCGCGACGGTGCCGGGTCCCCGGCCGCGCTCATGACGGAGGGTTTTCCCGCTGGTGCCTTGGATGAAGGCCTCGACATGCAGGTACTGGATAACGATGGCGCCCCCGTGGGAGAGCTTGTCGGCACGCTCGACGCTACAACCGGACGCATTCACCTGGATGAGGGGAGCGATGCGGCGGCGTTGGCGGCGCTGGCGGAAGGTACACAGATCGCTGCCGACAACCGCTGGTCGATAGCGGCGCGCTCTTATTACCGCCACCAACTTCCGCCCCAGGAGGAGGGCTTCACGGTATACAACCGCTTTTACGACGACGCCGGTGAGCCGCTCTATCCGCAGCGGCAGTCGCGCATTGCAGGCATGATGGCGAGTTCGATCTCGGGTGGTGCCACCTACTCGGGCCTGTTCCAGGGGAAAGTCATTCTGGTGTCGAACTTGCAGGACGTCGACGCCTACACCTGGCACGCTCCCTGGTATGTCGAGCGCGTGCGTTCAGCCCAGGGCGATGCCGGGGTGGATGAACGGTTGCGGATCTACGTAAACGAGAACGCCGATCACCTTGAAGGCTCGGTAACCGGCGAGAAGTCGACCCGGATCGTCTCCTACGATCCCATGGTGCAACGAGCCCTGCGTGAACTGGTGGCGTGGGTGGAGGAAGACGTCGAGCCGGCGTCTTCCACCTCATACACCGTTGCCGGTGGTCAGGTCGTCCTGCCGTCCACAGCGGCGGAGCGGGCGGGTGTGCAGCCCGTGGTGACTCTTGCTGCCGACACCACCACTGCTGAAGTCGGGCAACCGGTCCGATTCGAGGTGAGTGCCGATATGCCGGCGTCCGCAGGAGAGGTGGTCCGTATCGACTGGGAGTTCACCGGAACCGGTGATTACGTCGAGGCCATGCAGACGTCCGAGGAAAACGTACGTGCGAGTGTCGAGCACGTATTTTCTGAGCCGGGTGCCTACTGGGTCACCGTGCGGGCGACGTCGGCTGCCGCAGAAAACTCCGATTCTTTCGCCCAGGTGCAGAACCTCGCCCGGGTCCGCGTGGTCGTGCGGGAAACCGGGAGCCAGTCGGACCCGACTCCGATGTCGACACCCTCGGCCACCGATGCGGCGCCTACGCCGCTCGCGACCCGCCCCGCAGTGCAGTCGGCCTCCACCATCGCGCCGAGTACCGCAGTGACTGCGAGCGCGACAGTGCCCGGCGCCGCGGTGTCGGCGACCACGACGCCATCTGCGACGAGTGACTTGGCGAAGACATTGGCCCGGACCGGTGTACCGGCAGTAGCGCTGATGGCAGGTGCTGTATCCGTTCTCGCGCTCGGCGC